Proteins encoded together in one Rossellomorea sp. y25 window:
- a CDS encoding LexA family transcriptional regulator, with the protein MIDRDMPLKKKISENIKKFMKEQGLTQIRLSEKSGISKSTLSDYINCRTLINPGNVEKLSNALNVQKSDIDPSFRSSMVNEEPEEYKVKSQQFKQIPIVGAISCGNGVIAYEEIEGYEDTPKSWLNGGEYFYLKAKGDSMINARIQDGDLLLIRIQNEVENGEIAAVYIDGEAVLKRVHISDGSLVLQSENSKYPPIVVGKNSNVKILGKLKRTVITF; encoded by the coding sequence ATGATTGATCGTGACATGCCTTTAAAAAAGAAAATTTCTGAGAATATAAAAAAATTTATGAAAGAACAAGGGTTAACCCAAATTAGATTAAGTGAAAAATCCGGCATTTCAAAAAGCACATTATCTGATTATATAAATTGCCGCACCCTTATTAATCCTGGAAATGTTGAAAAATTATCAAATGCTTTAAACGTTCAGAAATCTGATATAGATCCTAGCTTTAGAAGTTCAATGGTTAATGAAGAGCCAGAGGAATACAAAGTAAAGAGCCAGCAATTTAAACAAATTCCTATTGTTGGTGCTATTAGCTGTGGAAATGGTGTAATTGCTTATGAAGAAATTGAAGGCTACGAAGACACACCTAAGTCCTGGTTGAATGGTGGAGAATATTTTTACTTAAAAGCAAAAGGAGATAGTATGATCAATGCTCGTATCCAAGATGGAGATCTTCTATTGATCAGAATCCAAAACGAAGTAGAAAATGGTGAAATTGCAGCAGTCTATATAGATGGTGAAGCTGTATTAAAAAGGGTTCATATTTCTGATGGATCACTTGTTCTACAAAGTGAGAATTCAAAATACCCTCCAATTGTTGTCGGTAAGAATAGTAACGTCAAAATCTTAGGTAAATTGAAGCGCACCGTTATTACTTTCTAA
- the pilM gene encoding pilus assembly protein PilM, producing the protein MGLLSFLSSSKKTSNIVFTDNFIRFLELKQTSPLVVQACGERSLPDGVIKGGRIMDEQTLSFILEECVEEWGIKGRSMRFVAPDPFVVLRKVRIPLDLKEDEIEGYLFLEIGTSIHLPFEDPVFDYALLDEVEDGREVLLIASHQEVVDSYKDVLEDAKLKPIVADISPLSLYRLSVEQRSVSPHEHTMFLHFDERLLTISIFREHKPIFTRPIVLEQENKNVLIEEHLAWRNVEDAFSEIEKVMNFYQYSLHKGDFSVERALISGDHPNIRQIEMYIKERLSIPVGFQRLEGIHTVDGGKISDKFAIALGLALKEVQYVESH; encoded by the coding sequence ATGGGTTTATTATCGTTTCTCTCTAGCAGCAAAAAAACATCCAATATCGTGTTCACAGACAATTTCATCCGCTTTCTAGAGTTGAAGCAGACTTCGCCACTAGTTGTTCAGGCATGTGGGGAACGCTCCCTTCCGGACGGAGTCATTAAAGGTGGAAGGATCATGGATGAACAAACTCTATCATTTATATTGGAAGAATGTGTAGAGGAGTGGGGAATTAAAGGAAGATCGATGCGATTTGTCGCACCTGATCCGTTTGTCGTGTTAAGAAAAGTGAGGATTCCCCTTGATCTGAAAGAAGATGAAATAGAGGGATACTTGTTTTTAGAAATTGGTACTAGCATTCATTTGCCTTTTGAAGATCCCGTTTTTGACTATGCTTTGTTAGATGAAGTGGAAGATGGTAGAGAGGTCCTTTTAATCGCATCCCATCAGGAAGTGGTGGATAGCTACAAAGATGTGCTGGAGGATGCGAAATTAAAGCCCATTGTTGCAGACATTTCACCCCTCTCTCTTTACAGGTTATCAGTAGAGCAAAGATCCGTTTCACCACATGAGCATACAATGTTCCTGCATTTTGATGAGAGATTATTAACCATCTCCATTTTCCGAGAGCATAAACCGATCTTTACTAGACCGATTGTGTTAGAGCAGGAAAATAAGAACGTATTGATTGAAGAGCATCTCGCTTGGAGAAATGTCGAAGATGCGTTCAGTGAAATAGAGAAAGTGATGAACTTTTATCAGTATTCACTCCACAAAGGAGATTTCTCTGTTGAACGGGCTCTCATTAGTGGTGATCATCCGAATATACGTCAGATTGAAATGTATATAAAGGAAAGACTTAGTATCCCCGTCGGCTTTCAACGTCTGGAAGGGATCCACACTGTGGATGGCGGGAAGATATCCGATAAGTTTGCCATAGCTTTGGGTCTGGCGCTAAAAGAGGTGCAATATGTTGAATCTCATTGA
- a CDS encoding SPOR domain-containing protein — protein MDKRRGNDKKISIKINGEKTNFEEDLLVYDWKLGESEAAAGEEAEDNGFDWILPDDEEAQPPKEYKKINYVSGNKKKRKSFKNPFQDSVNLLMSIIGAVVVGAVLGFGTLKVITTTDGPSVPAATLQDSTAEGNTEGKQAVSAVELQDFSTSILQGGVFSSEDSLNAMKDSLAGKGFASASVEKDGQFFLLLGVSGDLETAKKLGGELKGQGLDVYAKDFVLGAKGINASSEEETFLEKGNVLYNTIAEESSKGMFGGSPDETAIQTIQSGVKELEGIKVGQESVASMKKSLVNAGNLAAAMKSPEDAQKVQEELLSYLQLYSGL, from the coding sequence ATGGATAAAAGAAGAGGGAATGATAAAAAGATTTCTATTAAAATTAATGGTGAAAAAACAAATTTTGAAGAAGATCTTCTTGTTTATGATTGGAAGTTGGGGGAATCTGAAGCGGCAGCCGGGGAAGAGGCGGAAGACAATGGGTTCGACTGGATCCTTCCAGATGATGAGGAAGCCCAACCTCCTAAGGAATACAAAAAAATCAATTATGTGTCAGGGAACAAAAAGAAGCGAAAGTCTTTCAAAAATCCTTTTCAGGACTCTGTTAATCTTTTAATGTCGATAATTGGCGCGGTTGTGGTGGGAGCAGTGTTAGGGTTTGGCACGCTTAAAGTCATTACGACAACGGATGGACCTTCTGTACCGGCGGCAACGCTGCAAGACAGTACAGCAGAAGGAAATACGGAAGGAAAGCAGGCGGTATCTGCTGTTGAATTACAGGATTTCTCAACGTCGATCCTTCAAGGCGGTGTGTTTTCATCAGAGGACTCATTAAATGCCATGAAAGACAGCTTGGCAGGGAAAGGTTTTGCCAGTGCCAGCGTGGAAAAGGATGGACAATTCTTTCTCTTATTGGGTGTTTCGGGAGATCTTGAGACAGCCAAAAAACTGGGAGGAGAATTGAAAGGTCAAGGGCTGGACGTATATGCGAAAGACTTTGTCCTTGGAGCAAAGGGAATAAACGCTTCGAGTGAAGAAGAAACCTTTCTGGAAAAAGGTAATGTCCTTTACAACACTATAGCGGAGGAAAGCAGCAAGGGAATGTTCGGCGGGTCTCCTGACGAAACCGCAATTCAAACCATTCAATCCGGAGTAAAGGAATTGGAAGGGATCAAGGTAGGACAAGAGTCCGTCGCTTCCATGAAAAAATCCCTGGTCAATGCAGGGAATCTTGCAGCAGCGATGAAGTCCCCGGAGGATGCCCAAAAAGTCCAGGAAGAACTATTATCCTACCTCCAACTTTACAGCGGATTATAG
- a CDS encoding type II secretion system protein yields MLKKMRKMLKNERGLTLVELLAVIVILGIIAAIAVPSIGSIINKSKDDAVVAEAIQIISAAKLAHASDSEAKSWDEVSLSSYLSNVDDAEFDVVYENNVYKIKGHPAQSIVTGAVATELTEKELTEAAK; encoded by the coding sequence ATGTTGAAGAAAATGAGAAAAATGTTGAAGAATGAGAGAGGTTTGACACTGGTTGAGCTTCTTGCTGTCATTGTTATTCTTGGTATTATTGCGGCGATTGCTGTGCCGAGTATTGGTTCTATTATTAATAAGAGTAAGGACGATGCAGTTGTAGCTGAGGCTATTCAAATAATTAGTGCCGCTAAACTGGCACATGCTTCGGATTCTGAAGCTAAATCTTGGGACGAAGTGTCTTTAAGTAGTTATTTATCAAATGTAGACGATGCTGAATTCGATGTGGTTTATGAAAACAACGTATACAAAATTAAGGGACACCCTGCACAAAGTATAGTTACGGGGGCGGTAGCTACTGAATTAACAGAAAAAGAATTAACTGAAGCCGCTAAATAG
- a CDS encoding recombinase family protein has product MKSSNEEILNHVGIYIRVSTEEQAREGFSISAQREKLKAFCHIHDWDSYKFYVDEGISGKDTQRPQLQLMLEHIKQGHINTVLVYRLDRLTRSVLDLYQLLDVFEKNNCKFKSATEVYDTTTAMGRMFITLVAAMAQWERENLGERVRMGQIEKARQGKYSAKAPFGYDKDQNDVLVINKSEKEIIIDMIKKLEQGYSLRQLALYMDNTGAKPVRGYQWHITSVKGILTNPALYGATKWREEIIKNTHEPIISEKKHNQVKDLLKERQLKKKRKVNSFFIYQMKLLCPNCGNHLTSERSVYKRKKDGGLTENNHYRCQACALNKRKPIGVSELKIDKAFVDYMKKISFDATPKLEEKGNDEKELYLKQISIIKKQREKYQKAWGKDLMTDEEFEERMRETKESLNELESSLEQLAPAPIEVDQEHINQIVTNFNRNWSKLTPREKHQFLNTFIKSIHFEKHETNVEVIGVSYY; this is encoded by the coding sequence ATGAAAAGTTCTAATGAAGAAATACTTAACCATGTTGGTATCTACATAAGAGTTTCAACAGAAGAACAGGCAAGAGAAGGATTTTCAATTTCGGCACAGCGCGAAAAATTAAAAGCATTCTGCCATATACATGACTGGGATTCATATAAATTTTATGTGGATGAGGGTATATCGGGGAAAGACACTCAAAGACCTCAACTGCAACTGATGCTGGAACACATTAAACAGGGTCACATTAATACTGTTTTGGTCTATAGACTTGATCGCTTAACAAGATCTGTACTTGACCTTTACCAGCTATTAGACGTTTTCGAAAAAAATAATTGTAAATTTAAGTCTGCAACTGAGGTATATGATACAACGACTGCAATGGGAAGAATGTTCATTACCCTTGTAGCTGCAATGGCTCAATGGGAGAGAGAAAATCTCGGTGAACGGGTTCGAATGGGCCAGATAGAAAAAGCCCGACAAGGTAAGTATAGTGCCAAGGCTCCATTTGGATACGATAAAGATCAGAATGATGTCTTAGTGATCAACAAAAGTGAAAAAGAAATAATAATCGATATGATAAAGAAACTGGAGCAAGGATATTCTCTTAGACAATTGGCATTATATATGGACAATACCGGAGCTAAACCAGTAAGAGGTTATCAATGGCATATAACTTCTGTAAAGGGAATTTTGACTAATCCGGCTTTGTATGGTGCAACAAAATGGAGAGAGGAAATAATAAAAAATACACATGAGCCAATAATTTCAGAGAAAAAGCATAATCAAGTTAAAGATTTATTGAAAGAACGTCAACTGAAAAAGAAACGTAAGGTAAACTCATTTTTCATTTACCAGATGAAATTATTATGCCCTAATTGCGGAAACCACTTAACCAGTGAAAGATCAGTATACAAGAGAAAGAAAGATGGAGGACTTACTGAAAATAATCATTATAGATGCCAAGCTTGTGCTCTTAACAAAAGAAAGCCTATTGGGGTAAGTGAGTTGAAGATAGATAAGGCATTTGTGGATTATATGAAGAAAATCTCCTTCGATGCTACTCCTAAGCTTGAGGAAAAAGGCAATGACGAGAAAGAATTGTACCTTAAACAAATATCTATAATTAAGAAGCAGCGCGAGAAGTACCAAAAAGCCTGGGGAAAAGACCTGATGACCGATGAGGAATTCGAGGAAAGAATGAGGGAAACAAAAGAATCTCTAAATGAATTAGAAAGTTCACTTGAACAATTGGCCCCAGCACCAATCGAAGTAGATCAAGAGCATATAAACCAAATTGTAACTAACTTCAACCGTAACTGGTCTAAACTTACCCCGCGTGAAAAACACCAATTCTTAAACACCTTCATTAAAAGTATCCATTTTGAAAAACATGAGACAAACGTTGAAGTAATTGGGGTTTCTTATTATTAA
- a CDS encoding A24 family peptidase, whose amino-acid sequence MIAIIITIYALLLGSFYNVVGLRVPLKKSIVKPRSSCPYCSHQLTALELLPVFSYLIQKGKCRRCQGRISPLYPFMEALNASLFVLAYLEFGFVWELLVAWTLISLFVIITVSDLKYMVIPDKVLLFFAGIFLLERLFIPLTPWWDSLVGAAVGFGLLLLIAIVSKGGMGGGDIKLYGVIGFVVGLKVMILSFMLATFFGAIFGLVALAFKVIEKGKPIPFGPFIALGTILAYLYYDAILSAYLSFFY is encoded by the coding sequence ATGATTGCAATTATCATCACCATCTACGCACTCCTCCTAGGCTCCTTCTACAACGTAGTAGGCCTGCGGGTGCCGTTAAAGAAATCCATTGTAAAGCCAAGGTCGAGCTGTCCGTATTGCAGTCATCAACTGACTGCCCTCGAGCTGCTTCCTGTCTTTTCTTATCTCATTCAAAAGGGGAAATGCCGCCGGTGTCAAGGGCGCATTTCTCCTTTATATCCGTTTATGGAAGCATTGAATGCCAGTCTATTTGTCCTCGCGTATCTTGAGTTTGGATTCGTATGGGAGCTGCTTGTCGCATGGACGCTCATTTCATTGTTCGTCATCATTACCGTTTCTGATTTGAAATACATGGTCATTCCGGATAAAGTACTACTATTTTTTGCGGGGATTTTTTTGTTGGAACGTCTGTTTATTCCGTTGACCCCGTGGTGGGATAGTCTGGTCGGTGCCGCTGTTGGATTCGGGCTCCTTCTTCTGATCGCCATCGTCAGTAAAGGCGGCATGGGTGGAGGCGATATCAAGTTATATGGAGTCATCGGCTTCGTTGTCGGATTGAAGGTCATGATCCTGTCCTTCATGCTGGCAACCTTCTTTGGAGCGATCTTTGGCTTGGTTGCACTGGCATTCAAGGTCATTGAGAAAGGTAAACCGATTCCCTTCGGTCCGTTTATCGCTTTAGGGACCATCCTTGCTTATTTGTATTACGATGCCATCCTATCCGCATATCTATCGTTTTTCTATTAA
- a CDS encoding type II secretion system F family protein translates to MGRFKYEGRDKKGKKKGQVTAATKKEAMLRLKNQGIRIISVEEIPETLLTKEITLGNPVKLQHMVIFLRQFSTLLKAGVTVVDATRILSSQTDSKALTKILIDVEIELKEGHPLSDAFGKHKKVFEPLFINMLKAGEATGSLDETLERLGDHYEKQHGTRQKVIAALSYPAVVGVIAIGVVIFLLAAVVPTFVDMFDDFGGELPLITRFVLGASETVQRFWYLLLFLVILMITGIAVVRQRKESKYYLDYFLLRIPLFGKLLQKAVLARMTRTLSSLFSSSVPILQSLAIVERVVENEVIAAVLKESRESLEKGGTLTEPMKKHWAFPPLVSQMISIGEETGSLDSMLSKVADFYEKEVENSTDQLKALIEPLMIVLLAGLVGTIVTAIMIPMFEIFNNVQNF, encoded by the coding sequence ATGGGCAGATTTAAGTATGAAGGACGAGATAAAAAAGGGAAGAAAAAAGGCCAGGTCACGGCTGCTACCAAAAAAGAGGCAATGCTCCGGCTGAAGAATCAAGGCATCCGCATTATTTCAGTGGAGGAAATTCCAGAGACACTTTTAACGAAAGAAATTACTTTGGGAAACCCTGTCAAGCTTCAACATATGGTGATTTTTCTCAGGCAATTCTCTACTCTATTGAAAGCGGGAGTCACAGTCGTGGACGCGACCCGCATTCTAAGCAGTCAAACAGATAGTAAAGCCTTAACGAAAATACTTATAGACGTTGAAATAGAATTGAAAGAGGGACATCCCCTTTCAGATGCATTCGGCAAGCATAAGAAAGTGTTTGAGCCCCTCTTCATCAATATGCTGAAAGCGGGGGAAGCAACGGGGAGTCTGGATGAAACCCTGGAAAGACTTGGAGATCACTACGAAAAGCAGCATGGAACCCGGCAAAAAGTGATCGCGGCCCTTTCTTATCCTGCAGTTGTTGGCGTGATCGCCATTGGGGTTGTCATCTTCTTACTAGCAGCTGTCGTGCCGACTTTCGTGGATATGTTTGACGATTTCGGGGGAGAATTACCGTTAATCACGAGATTCGTCCTCGGTGCCAGTGAAACAGTGCAGCGTTTTTGGTACCTTCTTTTATTCCTTGTCATTCTCATGATCACAGGCATTGCAGTGGTAAGACAGAGAAAAGAGTCGAAATACTATTTGGATTACTTCTTACTGCGTATCCCACTATTCGGTAAACTACTCCAAAAAGCGGTTTTAGCCCGAATGACAAGGACATTGAGTTCCTTATTCTCAAGCTCGGTTCCCATCCTTCAGTCGTTGGCTATCGTCGAACGGGTAGTGGAAAATGAAGTCATTGCGGCAGTTCTCAAAGAATCGAGAGAATCACTTGAAAAAGGCGGAACGTTAACGGAACCCATGAAAAAACACTGGGCCTTTCCGCCCCTGGTCTCACAAATGATTTCCATCGGAGAAGAAACAGGATCACTTGATAGCATGCTTTCCAAGGTGGCGGATTTCTATGAGAAAGAAGTCGAAAACTCTACAGATCAACTTAAAGCATTAATAGAGCCACTCATGATCGTTCTATTGGCGGGACTGGTCGGGACGATTGTAACGGCCATCATGATCCCGATGTTTGAAATATTTAACAATGTGCAGAATTTCTAG
- a CDS encoding Maf family protein — MSNLILASQSPRRKELLQQIQLSFSVISSTVDETFSSDLLPHEVVMYLAQKKAKEIANQHPTHYVIGSDTVVAKDGQILGKPESKEEAKEMLKMLSGSTHAVYTGVAILNGDVEKLFYEKTDVTFWELTSKEIDDYIASEEPFDKAGSYGIQGIGAKFVKAIKGDYFSVVGLPISRVNRVLLEMGYLQRE, encoded by the coding sequence GTGTCCAACCTCATACTCGCTTCACAATCTCCTCGTCGAAAAGAACTTCTACAACAAATCCAACTCTCTTTTTCCGTCATAAGCTCTACTGTAGATGAAACCTTTTCATCTGATTTATTGCCTCATGAAGTCGTGATGTATCTTGCACAGAAAAAAGCAAAAGAGATAGCGAATCAGCACCCCACCCATTATGTGATCGGTTCTGACACCGTCGTAGCTAAGGATGGACAGATCCTAGGAAAACCGGAATCGAAAGAAGAAGCGAAGGAAATGCTGAAGATGCTTTCAGGTTCTACCCATGCTGTCTACACAGGCGTTGCGATCCTTAATGGTGATGTGGAGAAACTTTTTTATGAAAAAACGGATGTTACGTTTTGGGAGTTGACCTCTAAAGAGATTGACGACTATATTGCATCGGAAGAGCCTTTTGATAAAGCTGGTTCATACGGTATTCAAGGGATCGGAGCGAAATTTGTCAAAGCAATCAAAGGCGATTATTTCTCCGTCGTCGGTTTACCCATCTCACGAGTGAATCGTGTTTTACTTGAAATGGGCTATCTTCAAAGAGAATGA
- a CDS encoding ATPase, T2SS/T4P/T4SS family, protein MAQERKRLGDLLVESGLLTEEKLQTALKEKGIDQRLGDAILQKGYITEQQLIEVLEFQLGIPHVSLFRYPFDPKLFHLIPKEVAKRNLIIPLKKEGDKLFVAMADPMDFYTTEDLRLSTGFYIETSIATKDDILRSISKYYDMDESFEELKGVGNERHPLEDEALTDQDSPIAKLVNQLLSNAMTQKASDIHIDPQETKVHIRYRVDGILRTDRSLPKHMQSMLTARIKIMSQLDITEHRVPQDGRIKTNIDFRPIDLRVSTLPTVYGEKIVLRILDLSSSLNDLGQLGFNSLNLKRFQDLIDRPTGIVLITGPTGSGKSSTLYAALNKLNSEEVNIITVEDPVEYQLEGVNQIQVNTNVGLTFATGLRSILRQDPNIIMVGEIRDRETAEVAIRASLTGHLVLSTIHTNDSLSTVTRLIDMGVEPFLVATSVSGIVAQRLVRKVCRDCAQEEIPTVREKEIFGRRGMTIEKVIRGRGCASCNMTGYKGRMAIHEVLVVNDEMKRIIMNNESLSTLREVANNHKTIFLLDDGLFKVKQGLTTTEEILRVAIE, encoded by the coding sequence ATGGCACAAGAGCGGAAACGTTTAGGCGATTTATTAGTTGAATCAGGTTTGTTAACAGAAGAAAAGCTTCAAACGGCTCTCAAAGAAAAGGGGATCGATCAGAGGCTGGGAGATGCGATTTTACAAAAAGGATACATTACAGAACAGCAGCTGATTGAAGTGCTGGAGTTTCAATTAGGCATTCCTCATGTCAGCTTATTTCGATACCCGTTTGATCCCAAGCTGTTTCATTTGATTCCAAAAGAAGTGGCAAAACGGAATTTAATCATCCCACTTAAAAAAGAGGGAGATAAGCTGTTTGTAGCCATGGCTGATCCAATGGATTTCTACACGACCGAGGATCTGCGATTATCCACTGGCTTTTATATTGAGACGTCCATCGCAACAAAGGACGATATCCTTCGGTCAATCAGTAAGTATTACGATATGGATGAAAGCTTTGAAGAGTTAAAAGGGGTGGGGAATGAGCGTCATCCATTAGAGGATGAAGCACTGACAGATCAGGACTCTCCCATCGCCAAACTTGTCAATCAATTGTTATCCAATGCCATGACGCAAAAGGCGAGCGATATCCATATCGATCCTCAGGAAACAAAAGTACATATTCGCTATCGGGTGGACGGCATTTTGCGGACTGATCGCTCTCTCCCTAAGCATATGCAAAGCATGCTGACGGCCCGCATCAAAATCATGTCTCAATTGGATATCACGGAGCACAGGGTACCTCAGGATGGAAGGATCAAAACGAACATCGATTTTCGTCCGATTGATTTAAGGGTCTCGACCCTGCCGACGGTATATGGAGAAAAAATTGTCCTTCGTATACTGGACCTGAGTTCATCGTTAAATGACCTGGGGCAACTCGGCTTCAACAGTTTAAACCTTAAACGATTTCAAGATTTGATTGATCGCCCGACCGGGATCGTCCTTATAACGGGCCCTACTGGTTCAGGTAAATCTTCTACTTTGTATGCAGCCTTGAACAAGCTGAATAGTGAAGAGGTCAATATTATTACGGTTGAGGATCCAGTTGAATATCAATTGGAAGGGGTTAACCAAATTCAGGTGAACACCAATGTCGGCCTTACTTTTGCTACAGGTCTCAGGTCCATCCTAAGGCAGGACCCCAACATTATCATGGTAGGGGAAATCCGTGATAGAGAGACGGCTGAAGTAGCGATACGAGCTTCACTGACGGGACACTTAGTTCTCAGTACGATCCATACGAATGATTCCTTAAGCACGGTAACACGCCTTATAGATATGGGGGTCGAGCCCTTTTTGGTTGCGACTTCTGTAAGCGGCATTGTCGCTCAACGTCTTGTTCGAAAAGTGTGTCGGGATTGTGCACAAGAAGAAATCCCTACAGTGAGGGAGAAAGAAATCTTTGGTCGCAGAGGAATGACAATCGAAAAGGTCATTCGTGGCAGAGGATGTGCCTCGTGCAATATGACAGGCTATAAAGGAAGAATGGCCATTCATGAAGTACTGGTCGTAAACGATGAAATGAAGAGAATCATCATGAATAATGAATCCCTTTCCACATTAAGGGAAGTTGCCAATAATCACAAAACCATTTTTCTTTTGGATGATGGATTGTTTAAGGTGAAGCAGGGATTGACCACGACAGAGGAAATACTGCGTGTAGCAATAGAGTAA
- a CDS encoding type IV pilus twitching motility protein PilT, whose protein sequence is MKERIDHLLREAFESKASDIHLTIGSAPVFRIHGDLKRYGQDVLKPEDTEQMAKTIVPEHLWTEFKERGEMDFSYALPGVSRFRVNAYFQRSCISIALRVVPRNIPTLEELKLPPVIMKIAEKHQGLVLVTGPTGSGKSTTLASMIHYMNQTMRKHIITLEDPIEYLHKHGSSIIDQREVGFDTKSFAYGLRSALRQDPDVILVGEMRDLETIQTAITAAETGHLVLGTLHTSSAVSTIERIIDVFPAEQQSQVRVQLATVLQGVIAQRLLPTVDKKGRIAVSEILLNNSAVANLIRSEKIHQIPTIMQTSKAQGMELFESNVSRYLHAGMISKEVASPFLQENR, encoded by the coding sequence TTGAAGGAACGGATAGATCATCTATTACGGGAGGCATTTGAATCAAAGGCCTCTGATATTCATTTAACGATAGGATCAGCCCCTGTTTTCCGAATTCATGGAGACTTAAAGAGATATGGGCAGGATGTGCTGAAGCCGGAAGATACAGAGCAAATGGCAAAAACCATTGTTCCCGAGCATTTATGGACGGAATTCAAGGAACGGGGGGAAATGGACTTTTCTTATGCCCTCCCAGGTGTCTCACGGTTCCGTGTGAATGCCTATTTTCAACGTTCTTGTATTTCGATTGCATTACGTGTTGTGCCCAGAAATATTCCGACCCTGGAAGAACTAAAGCTCCCCCCTGTGATAATGAAGATAGCAGAAAAGCATCAAGGGTTGGTGTTGGTGACGGGCCCGACCGGAAGCGGAAAATCGACGACGCTTGCTTCGATGATTCATTATATGAATCAGACGATGAGAAAGCATATCATTACGCTTGAGGATCCGATAGAGTACTTACATAAGCACGGTTCTTCCATTATTGATCAACGGGAAGTCGGGTTTGACACAAAGTCCTTTGCATACGGATTGCGAAGTGCATTGAGGCAGGATCCCGATGTCATTCTGGTAGGAGAAATGCGCGATCTGGAAACCATTCAAACAGCCATTACAGCAGCTGAAACCGGTCATTTAGTCCTGGGGACGCTGCATACGTCCAGTGCCGTTTCGACAATCGAACGGATTATAGATGTATTCCCGGCTGAACAGCAATCCCAGGTCCGGGTTCAGCTTGCAACGGTTCTGCAGGGAGTGATTGCTCAGCGCCTCCTGCCTACAGTTGATAAAAAAGGCAGGATTGCTGTCTCGGAAATCCTCCTGAATAATTCAGCGGTTGCGAATCTTATCCGGTCTGAAAAGATTCATCAAATTCCCACCATCATGCAAACTTCTAAAGCGCAGGGAATGGAGCTCTTTGAATCGAATGTCAGCAGATATCTACACGCCGGTATGATTTCGAAAGAAGTGGCCTCTCCATTTCTTCAGGAGAACCGTTAA